From the Mycobacterium sp. 155 genome, the window TGACCAGCCACAGCACCGCGACGACGGCAGCGAGGATGATCAGCAATCGCCAACACCAGGCCGCGGCCTTACGGACCAATGGTGTCACGGCATCGTCAGCAACCGAATCCGATGGCATGCCGGTAGCGTAGCTGCGCCACGCCAGGACCAGTGCTTATGACGGCGCGACCTGCGCGGTTACCCTGTAGTGCGTGTCATACGACGCGCCGGCGCGCAGTGTCCGGAGCCGGGCGCGATCCACGCCGGGCAAGTACCGGTGGCTGCGGTGGCTGGTCCTGGCCGTCGCGGTCACCGTGCTGGCCGTCGAATTGACGCTGGTGTGGGATCAGCTCGCCAAAGCGTGGAAGAGCCTGCTGACGGCGAACGCATGGTGGGTGCTCGCCGCGGTGCTGGCCGCGATGGCGTCGATGCACAGCTTCGCCCAGATTCAGCGCACGCTGCTGCGCTCAGCCGGGGTTCCGGTACAGCAGTGGCGCTCGGAGGCGACGTTCTACGCCGGCAATGCACTGTCCACCACGATGCCGGGCGGACCGGTGCTCTCGGCCACCTTCGTCTACCGTCAGCAGCGCATCTGGGGCGCCTCGCCGCTGGTCGCGTCCTGGCAGCTGGTGATGTCGGGCGTCCTGCAGGTGGTCGGCCTGGCTCTGCTCGGCCTCGGCGGCGCATTCATGCTCGGCGCAAGCAAGAACCCACTGTCACTGATCTTTTCGCTCGGCGGTTTCCTGGCCATCATTCTGCTGGCCCAAGCGGTGGCGTCCCGGCCCGAACTGATCGAAGGAATCGGGGTCAGGGTCCTGACCTGGGTGAACTCCCTGCGCGGCAAACCCGACGAGACCGGCATCGGGAAATGGCGCGAGATCCTGTGCCAGCTGGAGTCGGTCAGCCTGGGCCGACGCGACCTGAGCGTCGCCTTCAGCTGGTCGCTGTTCAACTGGGTAGCCGACGTGGCGTGCCTGGCGTTCGCCGCCTACGCGGCGGGCGGGCGCCCATCACTGGTCGGCGTGGTCGTCGCCTACGCGGCCGCCCGCGCCGTGGGGTCGATCCCGCTGATGCCGGGCGGCCTGCTGGTCGTCGAGGCCGTGCTGGTGCCCGGCCTGGTGTCCAGCGGGATGACGCTGGCCTCGGCGATCTCCGCGATGCTGATCTACCGGCTGGTGAGCTGGATCTTCATCTCCGCGATCGGCTGGGTGGTTTTCTTCGTCATGTTCCGCACCGAGAACGACATCGACCCCGACACCACTGCGCCGGCCCCCGCACGCCGCGACACGAAACCGGCCGAGCCGGCACCCGCCGACCCGGAACTCGAACGCTAGGAGCACTCATGCGGTACTCGGTCGTGGCCCTTGCACTGGTCCCTGCGCTCGCCAGCGCGCTGACCGCATGCTCGTCGGCCCAGTCCCCGCAGAGCGGCACAACCACTGCCACCACACCACCCGCTGCCGCCACCCCGGTGATCGCGTCGGTGATCGCCGACCCCGTCCCCGTGCCGACGACCGACGGCCGTACCCACCTGGCCTACGAGCTCATGCTCACCAACACCATGCCGGCCGACGTCACCTTGACCTCGCTCACCGCGTCGGCCGGCGACCGTAAACTGCTCACCCTGTCCGGCGAGAACCTCAAGTACTGGACCAGGCTGGTCGCCTACCCGGCCGTCGGAATCAACGTGCTCGGGCCGGGGCAGAGCGCCTATGTCTGGCTCGATGTGATCGCCAACGATTCGGCGCAGGTGCCGGCCGAGCTCACCCACACCATTGATGTCGAAGTGTCCAAACCGATGCCGCCGCTGATACCTCCGAAGCTCACGGAGACGATCCCGCCCGTCTCAGTGCAAACCCGCAAACCGGCATCCGTCGCACCGCCGCTGACCGGCGAGGGCTGGGCCGCCGTCAACGGCTGCTGCGATATGACGCCACACCGCATGGCTCTCAATCCGGTCAACGGAAAGCCTTGGGCCGCTCAACGATTCGCGATCGACTATGTACAACTGGACGCGCAGCGGCGAATCTTCACCGGGGACAAGGCGAAGGTGGACAGTTACCCCTACTTCGGCGCCGACGTCCACGCCGTGGCCGACGGCAAGGTGGTCGCGGTGCTCGACGGACAGCCCGAACAGATCCCGGGGGTGACGCCGAGAGGACTGACGCTGGAACAGTACGGCGGCAACCACATCGTGCAGGACATCGGCGATGGCAACTACGCCTTCTATGCGCATCTCAAGCCGGACAGCTTGAAGGTCAAGCCGGGTGATCAACTCAAGACCGGGCAAGTCATCGCCGCACTGGGTAATTCGGGCAACTCCGACGCGCCGCATCTGCACTTCCATGTGATGGACGGGCCTGATCCACTGGCGTCCAACGGGTTACCATTCGTGTTCAAATCGTTCCGGCTGGACTCTCGGCTGGCATCGCAGGATGCGCTCCAACCGCTGCTCGACGGCAAGCCTGCCGCGTTGCAGCCCGGCTTCGCCACCCGCGACCAAACCGAGGTCAGCCCACTGGTATTGGATGTGATGACGTATGCGACGGGCTAGCGCTTCAGCCGAATGTCGCCGCCGGTGCGGCTCCGAAGCCGAAAGTCGCCGCCGAGGCGGCTCCGAAGCCGAAAGTCGCCGCCGGGGCGGCTCCGCAGCCCTGCTGACCGACCTGATCGCCGTCGTGGTGTTCTGCACCATCGGCCGGCGCAGCCATGCCGAAGGCATCACGGTGACCGGGGTCGCCGAGACTGCGTGGCCATTCCTGGTCGGAACGCTGACAGGCTGGCTGGTGTCGCGCGGCTGGCAGCGGCCGACATCGTTGGCGCCCACCGGAATTACGGTCTGGATAGCGACCGTGGTGGTCGGCATGCTGTTGCGCAAGCTGACCTCGGCCGGAGTAGCGGGCAGTTTCATCGTGGTCGCTTCCCTGGTGACCGCGGTGCTCCTGCTGGGCTGGCGCGCCGCGCTGGCCGGCTTGCGCCGCAGCCGCGTTCAGTCCAGCTGATCGCAATATCCCACGGGGTCAGGCGAAGTCGGCGACATTTCCTGTCGCAGCGCTTGCCCCCGACACCGTCAGGGTGGCTCGCAGCCCGCCCAAAGGGCTGTCGGACAAGCGGATCGACCCACCGTGCAACTCGGCCTGTTGCACCACCAACGCCAGCCCGAGACCGGATCCGCCCGCACCCGCGGTGCTGCCCCTGCGGAACCGGCCCAGCACCGTCTCGTGTTCCTCGGTGGGCAGGCCACGGCCGTTGTCATCGACGATGATCGTCAGCATCGGCTCACGCCGCTGCGCGGTCAGCACGATCCGGCTGGCCTCGCCGTGGGTGACGGCGTTGCGTACCAGGTTGTCCACTGCGAGCCGCAATCCCGCCGGCCAGCCGAGCACCGATCCGACATCGGCCGCCGCGTGGACCTCGACCTTGACCGATCCGCCACGCATGTTCTCCCGGGCCACCCGATAGAGCATCTCGGTGACGTCGATCAACTCGCGGTCCTCGTGACGGGCGAGCTGGCCGGACGCGAGCTGGCCGAGAGCGGTGATGATGGCCTCCACCCTGCGCTGGGCGCGGGACAGGTCGGCCACCACCTCGTCGCGCTCGTCCTCGGGCAGATCGTGGATCCGCAGGGTGTCCAGGTCGGCCCGCATCGCGGTGAGGGGAGTGCGCAGCTCGTGTGCGGCGTTGGCGGCGAAGTCCTGGGCTGCCTGCAGCGAATTGGTCGTGGCTTGCTGCGCGGCGGCCAGCCGGGTCAGCATGCCTGTCATCGCCTCGGACAGATCCTCGGCCTCCCGCACTCCCCGAACCTCGGGCATGGTCGCGGTGTCGCGTCCGAGTTTGCTGGTGTGTTCAGTCAGTTTGCGCAGCGGCCGGATGGCCGGGCCGGCCAGCAACCAACCCAACCCGCCGGCGATCAGCACCGTCACCACGCCGACCACGATGTAGAGCGGTATCCGCTTGGCGCTGAGCAGGATGCTGTCGGCACGGATGCCGATCGACATCAGCAGACCGCCGTCCTGGTCCAGCACGATGGTGCGGACCCGGTATTCGGCGCCGTTGACCTCGACGGTCGCTGTCCCTGGCGGCAGCGGGGGCAGCTGCGGCCCGCGCTGGAATACCAGCTCGCCAGTAGTCTTGGCGCGGCCGGTGGTCAGCACACCGCGGCGCGGATCCTGGAACTGATCGGGGTTGAAGCTGGCGTCGATGATCGAATCCAGCCGCCGGTCGAGCTGCGCAGCGTCATTGTTGACCAGCACCACCGAGGTCAGGATGGTGAACACGGCCACCACCGCAGACGCCGCCACGGCGGCGGCGATCGCCACCCTTGTGCGCAGCGAGGTCGACCGGACCAGGCTAGACAGCCGCACCTAGCCCCCGGCCCCTCACGACTCGTCCCGCAGCACGTACCCGATTCCGCGCACGGTGTGGATCACCCTGGGCAGGTCGTCTCGTTCCAGCTTGCGGCGCAGATAGGAGATGAACACGTCGGCCACGTTGGTGTCGACGTCGAAGTCGTAGCCCCATACCAGTTCCAGCAGCCGCTGCCGGGACAACACCACACCGGCATTCTCAGCCAGCACCGCCAGCAGGTCGAATTCCCGTTTGGTCAGCTCCACCCGCTCGCCGCCGACGAACACCA encodes:
- a CDS encoding YbhN family protein; this translates as MSYDAPARSVRSRARSTPGKYRWLRWLVLAVAVTVLAVELTLVWDQLAKAWKSLLTANAWWVLAAVLAAMASMHSFAQIQRTLLRSAGVPVQQWRSEATFYAGNALSTTMPGGPVLSATFVYRQQRIWGASPLVASWQLVMSGVLQVVGLALLGLGGAFMLGASKNPLSLIFSLGGFLAIILLAQAVASRPELIEGIGVRVLTWVNSLRGKPDETGIGKWREILCQLESVSLGRRDLSVAFSWSLFNWVADVACLAFAAYAAGGRPSLVGVVVAYAAARAVGSIPLMPGGLLVVEAVLVPGLVSSGMTLASAISAMLIYRLVSWIFISAIGWVVFFVMFRTENDIDPDTTAPAPARRDTKPAEPAPADPELER
- a CDS encoding M23 family metallopeptidase, with protein sequence MRYSVVALALVPALASALTACSSAQSPQSGTTTATTPPAAATPVIASVIADPVPVPTTDGRTHLAYELMLTNTMPADVTLTSLTASAGDRKLLTLSGENLKYWTRLVAYPAVGINVLGPGQSAYVWLDVIANDSAQVPAELTHTIDVEVSKPMPPLIPPKLTETIPPVSVQTRKPASVAPPLTGEGWAAVNGCCDMTPHRMALNPVNGKPWAAQRFAIDYVQLDAQRRIFTGDKAKVDSYPYFGADVHAVADGKVVAVLDGQPEQIPGVTPRGLTLEQYGGNHIVQDIGDGNYAFYAHLKPDSLKVKPGDQLKTGQVIAALGNSGNSDAPHLHFHVMDGPDPLASNGLPFVFKSFRLDSRLASQDALQPLLDGKPAALQPGFATRDQTEVSPLVLDVMTYATG
- a CDS encoding DUF3054 domain-containing protein; the encoded protein is MRRASASAECRRRCGSEAESRRRGGSEAESRRRGGSAALLTDLIAVVVFCTIGRRSHAEGITVTGVAETAWPFLVGTLTGWLVSRGWQRPTSLAPTGITVWIATVVVGMLLRKLTSAGVAGSFIVVASLVTAVLLLGWRAALAGLRRSRVQSS
- a CDS encoding HAMP domain-containing sensor histidine kinase — encoded protein: MAIAAAVAASAVVAVFTILTSVVLVNNDAAQLDRRLDSIIDASFNPDQFQDPRRGVLTTGRAKTTGELVFQRGPQLPPLPPGTATVEVNGAEYRVRTIVLDQDGGLLMSIGIRADSILLSAKRIPLYIVVGVVTVLIAGGLGWLLAGPAIRPLRKLTEHTSKLGRDTATMPEVRGVREAEDLSEAMTGMLTRLAAAQQATTNSLQAAQDFAANAAHELRTPLTAMRADLDTLRIHDLPEDERDEVVADLSRAQRRVEAIITALGQLASGQLARHEDRELIDVTEMLYRVARENMRGGSVKVEVHAAADVGSVLGWPAGLRLAVDNLVRNAVTHGEASRIVLTAQRREPMLTIIVDDNGRGLPTEEHETVLGRFRRGSTAGAGGSGLGLALVVQQAELHGGSIRLSDSPLGGLRATLTVSGASAATGNVADFA